One Brassica napus cultivar Da-Ae chromosome A1, Da-Ae, whole genome shotgun sequence genomic region harbors:
- the LOC106381026 gene encoding myrosinase-binding protein 2, whose translation MAQKVGPFGGNKGDTFDDGVLGYTGVKKVIVGENGNGVDCIKIEYEKDGTFETQMHGSVTGILKEFELNYPDEYITSIQGTYSNVARYNTTIVKTLTFKTSHGRTSPMFGNTAIFSTDFVMEGKAGAKLIGFHGRSGSALDAIGAHFFASASPLKHIEPRGGFGGNAWDDGVYDGVRKISVGLNCGNISYVRFKYVKGSTSVRHSHGKMSEEPKEFKVDYPNEYVTSVEGTYNFCGDVTSLTFKTSKGRVSTGFGRASGSKFVLAVKDHMLVGFCGRNGLILNCLSALGAHFAPPVSATVAPVPTPVPTPVAPVPAPVPAKKLEAKGGDHGAAWDDGFYEDVRKIYVGQGESGVSFIKFDYDVGKKLVAGDGHGKMSLLGTEEFELDFPNEYIVSVDGCYDKVFGIEAEVVTMVKFKTNKRTSPPFGMDGGTTFVLEMKDHKIVGFHGKAGDYVHQVGVHVSPISKS comes from the exons ATGGCACAGAAAGTGGGACCTTTTGGTGGCAACAAAGGAGATACATTCGATGATGGTGTTCTTGGCTACACCGGTGTGAAGAAAGTGATTGTTGGTGAAAATGGGAACGGTGTTGATTGTATCAAGATAGAATACGAGAAAGATGGAACGTTCGAGACACAAATGCATGGAAGCGTTACCGGAATACTCAAGGAG TTTGAGCTTAACTATCCAGACGAGTACATCACATCAATCCAGGGAACCTACAGCAATGTTGCGAGATACAACACAACGATCGTGAAGACACTGACCTTCAAGACATCACACGGCAGAACATCTCCCATGTTTGGTAACACGGCTATTTTCTCGACAGATTTTGTGATGGAAGGTAAAGCTGGAGCAAAGCTTATAGGGTTCCATGGAAGGTCTGGTTCTGCTCTCGATGCCATAGGAGCTCACTTTTTCGCGTCGGCTTCTCCTCTAAAGCATATAGAACCTCGTGGTGGATTCGGAGGAAACGCTTGGGATGATGGAGTTTATGATGGTGTAAGAAAAATCTCGGTGGGACTAAACTGTGGCAACATTAGCTATGTTAGGTTCAAGTATGTTAAAGGAAGCACATCGGTGAGGCATTCTCATGGCAAGATGAGCGAAGAACCTAAAGAG TTTAAGGTGGATTATCCAAATGAGTACGTTACATCAGTGGAAGGGACTTATAACTTTTGTGGTGATGTGACCTCGCTAACTTTCAAAACGTCAAAGGGGAGAGTCTCTACTGGGTTTGGAAGAGCATCTGGTTCGAAATTTGTACTTGCGGTGAAAGATCACATGCTTGTCGGATTCTGTGGCAGGAACGGTCTCATTCTCAATTGCCTCTCAGCACTCGGTGCACATTTTGCGCCACCAGTTTCGGCAACAGTTGCGCCTGTTCCAACACCAGTTCCAACGCCAGTTGCACCGGTTCCAGCGCCAGTTCCTGCTAAGAAACTAGAAGCAAAAGGTGGAGATCACGGTGCTGCTTGGGATGATGGTTTCTATGAAGATGTGAGGAAGATTTATGTAGGACAAGGTGAATCTGGTGTTTCCTTTATCAAATTTGATTACGACGTTGGCAAGAAGCTTGTAGCTGGAGATGGTCATGGGAAGATGTCACTTCTTGGAACAGAGGAG TTTGAGCTTGATTTTCCAAATGAATACATCGTATCGGTGGATGGGTGTTACGATAAGGTCTTTGGAATCGAAGCTGAAGTTGTGACGATGGTTAAgttcaaaacaaacaaacgtACATCTCCACCGTTTGGGATGGATGGAGGCACAACGTTTGTGCTTGAGATGAAGGATCATAAAATTGTTGGGTTCCATGGAAAAGCTGGAGATTATGTTCATCAAGTTGGTGTCCATGTCTCGCCAATCTCCAAGTCTTAA